The Quercus robur chromosome 7, dhQueRobu3.1, whole genome shotgun sequence genome has a segment encoding these proteins:
- the LOC126693659 gene encoding putative disease resistance protein RGA1: MELAYSIAASVIDKIGSLAYQEICSAWVISSDLKKLELTMSTIQALLLDAEEKQVKNRVLSVWLGQLKDVFHDAMDVLDEFECEALRRQVVKMHGSTREKVLDSVSYSFFNLLGFSYKMSQKIKGVRESLEELAKDRAQFHLEERFEDQRIGDRKREMTHSFVRDCDVIGRDDDKQKIIDLLMHPGDNCNVSVISIVGIGGLGKTTLAQWVYNDKRIAKHFDSRIWVCVSEDFNVLTLAKQILKSTGGGIKKNMSMDEVQVTLRSILKKKRFFIVLDDVWNENRNK; this comes from the coding sequence ATGGAGTTGGCCTATTCCATTGCTGCAAGCGTTATTGACAAGATAGGTTCCCTTGCTTACCAAGAGATTTGTTCTGCATGGGTCATTTCCAGCGATCTGAAAAAGCTGGAGCTCACCATGTCCACGATCCAAGCCCTGCTGTTGGACGCCGAGGAGAAGCAAGTGAAAAACCGAGTTCTAAGTGTTTGGTTGGGGCAACTCAAAGATGTCTTTCATGATGCGATGGATGTGTTGGATGAATTCGAGTGTGAAGCTCTTCGGAGGCAAGTGGTGAAAATGCATGGAAGCACTCGTGAAAAGGTACTTGACTCcgtttcttattctttttttaacctGCTTGGCTTCAGTTATAAGATGAGTCAGAAAATCAAGGGCGTAAGAGAGAGTTTAGAAGAGTTAGCAAAGGATAGAGCTCAATTTCATCTTGAGGAGCGATTTGAAGATCAGCGTATTGGGGacaggaagagagagatgaCCCACTCCTTTGTTCGTGATTGTGATGTTATTGGGAGGGATGATGACAAGCAAAAGATAATAGATCTTTTGATGCACCCAGGTGACAATTGTAATGTTTCTGTGATTTCTATAGTGGGAATCGGAGGTCTAGGCAAGACCACACTGGCTCAGTGGGTGTATAATGATAAAAGGATAGCTAAACATTTTGACTCTAGAATATGGGTGTGTGTGTCAGAAGACTTTAATGTTTTAACATTAGCAAAACAAATCCTTAAATCTACAGGTGGTGGAATTAAAAAGAACATGAGTATGGATGAAGTTCAAGTTACTTTACGAAgtattttaaagaagaaaagatttttcattgttttggaTGATGTCTGGAATGAGAATCGTAACAAATGA